The following nucleotide sequence is from Vibrio fluvialis.
TGGCCGTTTCGATCTTCTCTCCTAACTCGATATGGCCGCCCGGCAATTTGTAGCCTTTCATACCATGCTCTTTGATCACCAACAGTTGTCCGAGACTGTTTTTGACTATCGCGCCAGCACCCAACGTATGCGTGGGGATAAACGGAATAAACGTGGTCGACGGCGCTTTGTGAATCAGAGTGACTTCGTCCTCAAGGCAATTGTGAAACACAAACCCGAGTTCGGTGGCAATCGGCACCAAGTGTGATAAACCAATCGGCAGCGTCAGCCAAATGATGTTCTTTGCTTCAGCGTGGGCCAACGCCACAATGTCTGCCAGTTGTGCGTGAAATGTATCAACATCAGCCGGCACATCTTCCCGGCCGATAATGATGCCGTTGAACTTATCCAACTCGAACTTCAAGGTGATCTCCTAAGTGGTGCTTAATTAGGCCGTCTTAGCCACAAGACAACGAAGCAACCATCTTAACCATCTTTTCTCGCTCAGTGACAGAACAAATTCACCTTCTCTTTAGCGAACAAGATATTACGCGGCGGTGACCGCCAGATCCGGGGTTTTGTTTAAACGCATCATGGTCAAGACTGCCAACACCATGACCGCCGCGGCGAAGAAAAATCCCCACTGAGTCAGGCCATAGTGACTCAGCAACGCAATCGACACATAGCTGAGACTCTGCACCAAAGTTGCGAACATTTGCAGTCCACCGTCTGCGCGCCCACGTTGGTGGATACTGATGCTATGATGCATCCAGTTAGTTCGAGCGATACGATTCAAGGCGTTAAACGTGCCAAAGAAGAAGGTAAACACCAGTAACCAGAGTGGCGTCGGCGAAACGCTCATGCCCACCAACATGATGGCCGCCAGCCCCATGGCTCCGATCATCATATTGGGATGAGAACTCAGCCCCAGCAGACGGCTCACGAGCAGTCCGGTGACCAATGACCCCGTGCCAAAAGCGATGTTGTAGCCGGCAAACCAATCACCCGACACCCCCGTTTCGGAAAACCAAATCGGCACCAGCTTGGTCAAAAACGTCAGGATGGGATAGCTCAGCGCCGAGAGCATTAAAAACGCATAAAACTGGGGTCTTAACGTAAATATCTCCCGGCTCTCTTTCATCTGGTCAAGAAACGATACCGGCGTCGAGTGGCGCAACTGGCGACGGTACGGTGTCATCAGATAGCTGACACACGCAATCGCCGAGGCGATGGCCGCAAAGCTGGAGAATTCAAACATGCCCCACATTTCCAGCAGCACCACACCGAGCGCGCCAGAACCCAGCGTCGTGCCCTGCATGATCACTTCCTGCTTACCGGATATCGCCGCATATTCGTGCTGATGAAAATTCTCCTGCGTAAAGGCGTTGTTGGTCGCCCAAGCCAAATTACTGGAGGTCCAGAACAGCAATTGCGCCACCGCCAGCAACCAATTCGACTCATACCCGGCCCAATAAACCAAAGCCACCACCCCTGCGGTACTGGCCTGAAGCCATTGCACCAAGACCAATAAGCGTTTGCGCGAAAATCGGTCGATCAAGGTCGAGAAAAACGGCGTCAGCACAAAAGACACGGCGGTACATGCCAGCGCCACCATCGCCACAAACGCGCCCATATTGGGCGTCGACAGCATGGCCCACGGCAGGGCCATCATAAACAGCCCGGAAGAGATACCGTCAAAGAAGCGTCCGGTCAGATAGGAGCGCGTGCGGGTTTTATTATTCCATTCCATATTTGTATTCCATATCAAGCCAACTTGGTGTTACGGTAATACCTCAAGTTAACTTAAGGTAAAGCACTTTTTTATTGATGATCAGAAAAGAGTAGCTGAGCAGGAGTCCGGACGATGGAGATGACCGTCGGTGAAGTTGCCCAACGCGCAGGAGTGAAGGTATCCACCCTACACTTTTACGAACAGAAAGGATTGATTCATAGTTGGCGTAATGCTGGTAATCAGCGCCGTTACCATCGCAACGTGTTGCGTCGGATTGCGGTGATCAAAGCCGCGCAAATGGTCGGGCTCACCTTAGAAGAGGTGGCCGAATCGTTGGCGGATTTGCCCAAACATCAAGCGCCAAGCCGACAGGAATGGGAGCAGATGGCGTCAAACTGGAACGCCATGCTGGAGCATCGTATTGCGCAGCTAAAAGCACTGCAGAACGATCTCGGCGGCTGTATTGGCTGCGGCTGCTTGTCGATGGAGTCCTGCGCCATTTACAACCCGCAAGATATTCGAGCGCAGACCTTTAGCGAAAAAACACGCCTGACGCATCCGGAAGAATGGTGAAGTTGAACCATTGCGCTCTGCAATAGGGGGAGTACAAGCCCCCTCAGAAAATTGGAGCTCACCCAAACGGTAACTCGCCTGCCGCGCACTGAACCTCATGAAGACTGAACCGCCTTAAAACATTGTTAACCCTTACAAGTTAAGAGCTTGATAGTTCACCGCAATATCCCTTATCATTTTTGCCACTGAAACGTTCACGCCTATGTAGGCGTTCTACTGATAGATCACGGATATGATGAGCTTTTTTGCCCCGGCGGGACATTACATCGCCCCTTATCTCAGCGAAATTTCTACCGCGCTGATCGCCTGTTTGCTGGTTATGCTGGGCGGAGAAATCAACGCACTGCTGCGTCGCGTGATGCGCAATCAACATTTCATTCTGCGCACCGTCGCTTTTATCTTGATTAACGCGTTTGGTTACGGATTAATCATAATTAAAGCAAGCCCTTACCTGACTCGGACACTCTCTCATTTAGAGCAAGGCATGATGTTTGGCATCATTTTCATCAGCTTTGTTG
It contains:
- a CDS encoding NUDIX hydrolase, translated to MKFELDKFNGIIIGREDVPADVDTFHAQLADIVALAHAEAKNIIWLTLPIGLSHLVPIATELGFVFHNCLEDEVTLIHKAPSTTFIPFIPTHTLGAGAIVKNSLGQLLVIKEHGMKGYKLPGGHIELGEKIETAIIREVLEETGVETEFDSILGFTTRHPFQFGKTNMYLVCKLTALSEAINIHDTDEIAEAKWLDVPAFLGDDNNAHFNRQMVDALHDADGLKAFEPENNTGPYRKHETFFAKVSRD
- a CDS encoding MFS transporter; this translates as MEWNNKTRTRSYLTGRFFDGISSGLFMMALPWAMLSTPNMGAFVAMVALACTAVSFVLTPFFSTLIDRFSRKRLLVLVQWLQASTAGVVALVYWAGYESNWLLAVAQLLFWTSSNLAWATNNAFTQENFHQHEYAAISGKQEVIMQGTTLGSGALGVVLLEMWGMFEFSSFAAIASAIACVSYLMTPYRRQLRHSTPVSFLDQMKESREIFTLRPQFYAFLMLSALSYPILTFLTKLVPIWFSETGVSGDWFAGYNIAFGTGSLVTGLLVSRLLGLSSHPNMMIGAMGLAAIMLVGMSVSPTPLWLLVFTFFFGTFNALNRIARTNWMHHSISIHQRGRADGGLQMFATLVQSLSYVSIALLSHYGLTQWGFFFAAAVMVLAVLTMMRLNKTPDLAVTAA
- the soxR gene encoding redox-sensitive transcriptional activator SoxR; the encoded protein is MEMTVGEVAQRAGVKVSTLHFYEQKGLIHSWRNAGNQRRYHRNVLRRIAVIKAAQMVGLTLEEVAESLADLPKHQAPSRQEWEQMASNWNAMLEHRIAQLKALQNDLGGCIGCGCLSMESCAIYNPQDIRAQTFSEKTRLTHPEEW
- a CDS encoding DUF3392 domain-containing protein, whose amino-acid sequence is MMSFFAPAGHYIAPYLSEISTALIACLLVMLGGEINALLRRVMRNQHFILRTVAFILINAFGYGLIIIKASPYLTRTLSHLEQGMMFGIIFISFVVIGLWAQRNRQI